The Pempheris klunzingeri isolate RE-2024b chromosome 1, fPemKlu1.hap1, whole genome shotgun sequence genome includes a region encoding these proteins:
- the adpgk2 gene encoding ADP-dependent glucokinase — protein MEGGGRVSWMKYGPVVSLLVVVLALWFRSPQNDGLDDRLDTVLSSLLRAERKVGMNNVVRPKVAVGFGGCVDLIVDGVALLNKIGLPPTDQPLHHNYIENEVQLAESFAYFFAPGAAAERFMLNDTLFSELVEASRDLPGNRWSVGGNAPVMAGRMAVEGCDLLLGGSFSPDFADVLSEHITVAGKTVEEPDIHLILEYPSGERWGSYTSRRANRYIIHSDDHNPYLASMEEFAEKLKDFEPDLLVVGGLQMMDNFPFQSGERDALLSRLSELLSSSSPQIGVHFEMASFVEESIMQDLLHYVIPNSDSLGMNEQELPNLLSLLKGSNITVLSDPNPRVATVLDQMREVYRILNQRYKDASAESDASSAKLKPLTRLHVHTLAFQAMIVTHGSQWKNTMSATAKASLTANRHVCGSNDIDPSKARLIMDDSFSVSRREGSQRIPLQESRPVSCWDEDDYEICVAPVLVCTEVYQTAGGGDNISAAGLVLQI, from the exons atggaggggggaggcagGGTTTCGTGGATGAAATATGGGCCCGTCGTGTCCCTGCTTGTGGTTGTTTTGGCCTTGTGGTTCCGGTCACCGCAGAATGACGGACTGGACGACCGGCTGGACACCGTCCTGTCGTCTCTGCTCCGGGCTGAGCGGAAAGTCGGCATGAACAACGTCGTTAGACCGAAAGTGGCTGTCG GTTTTGGCGGTTGTGTTGACCTGATAGTTGACGGGGTAGCATTGCTTAATAAGATTGGCCTCCCTCCCACAGACCAGCCCCTACATCATAACTACATAGAAAATGAAGTGCAGCTGGCTGAGAGCTTTGCCTACTTCTTTGcaccaggagctgctgcaga GCGTTTCATGCTAAATGATACACTCTTCAGTGAGCTGGTTGAAGCGTCCCGTGACTTACCAGGAAACAGATGGTCAGTAGGTGGCAATGCTCCGGTAATGGCTGGTCGCATGGCAGTTGAAGGCTGTGATCTGTTGCTAGGTGGAAGCTTCAGCCCCGATTTTGCTGATGTTCTGTCCGAGCACATtactg TTGCAGGTAAAACGGTAGAAGAGCCAGACATTCATCTGATCCTGGAGTATCCATCTGGTGAGAGGTGGGGGAGCTATACCTCACGTAGAGCCAACAG aTATATCATCCACAGTGATGACCACAACCCCTACTTAGCCTCCATGGAAGAGTTTGCTGAGAAACTCAAAGACTTTGAACCAGATCTGCTGGTGGTGGGTGGGCTGCAGATGATGGATAACTTCCCCTTCCAGTCAG GCGAGCGGGACGCTCTCCTCTCCCGCCTTTCCGAGCTCCTGTCCTCGTCATCTCCACAGATTGGGGTCCATTTTGAGATGGCCAGTTTTGTAGAGGAGAGTATAATGCAAGACCTTCTTCACTATGTCATCCCCAAT TCGGACTCTTTAGGGATGAACGAACAGGAGCTTCCTAACCTGCTGAGTCTACTTAAAGGCTCCAACATCACAGTGTTGTCTGACCCAAACCCTCGTGTAGCAACTGTCCTCGACCAGATGAGGGAGGTCTATCGCATTTTGAACCAGCGCTACAAGGATGCCAGCGCAGAGAGTGACGCAAGCAGCGCTAAACTTAAGCCGCTGACTCGCCTCCATGTCCACACGCTGGCCTTTCAGGCCATGATCGTGACACATGGCTCCCAGTGGAAGAACACCATGTCAGCCACCGCCAAGGCCTCTCTCACAGCTAACCGCCATGTCTGTGGCTCTAATGACATTGACCCCAGCAAGGCGAGGCTCATCATGGATGATTCATTCTCCGTTAGCCGGCGGGAGGGCAGCCAGCGTATCCCTCTGCAGGAGTCCAGGCCTGTCAGCTGCTGGGATGAAGACGACTACGAGATCTGTGTAGCTCCGGTGCTGGTGTGCACCGAGGTTTACCAAACTGCAGGTGGAGGAGACAATATCTCAGCTGCTGGGCTGGTGCTGCAGATCTAG
- the ctsba gene encoding cathepsin B, translated as MWRAALMLLAASLSVSLARPRLQPLSHEMVNYINKANTTWKAAHNFQNVDYSYVQKLCGTMLKGPKLPVMVQYAGDLKLPEHFDSREQWPDCPTLKEIRDQGSCGSCWAFGAAEAISDRTCIHSNAKVSVEISSEDLLTCCDSCGMGCNGGYPSAAWDFWTKEGLVSGGLYDSHIGCRPYTIAPCEHHVNGSRPPCTGEGGDTPQCVSMCESGYTPSYSEDKHFGKTSYSVLSDEEQIQYEIYKNGPVEGAFTVYEDFLLYKSGVYQHVSGSAVGGHAIKILGWGEEDGSPYWLCANSWNTDWGENGFFKFLRGSDHCGMESEIVAGIPK; from the exons atGTGGCGTGCAGCCTTGATGTTGCTGGCTGCCAGCTTGTCGGTGAGCCTGGCCAGACCCCGTCTCCAACCACTGTCCCACGAGATGGTCAACTACATCAATAAGGCCAACACTACCTGGAAG GCTGCTCACAACTTCCAGAATGTCGACTACAGTTATGTCCAGAAACTCTGTGGAACGATGCTGAAAGGACCTAAACTGCCCGTCAT ggtCCAGTATGCTGGAGACCTGAAGCTGCCTGAACACTTTGACTCCAGAGAGCAGTGGCCTGACTGTCCCACTCTGAAGGAGATCAGAGACCAGGGCTCCTGTGGCTCCTGCTGG GCATTTGGCGCCGCAGAGGCCATCTCCGACCGTACATGTATCCACAGCAACGCAAAGGTCAGCGTGGAGATCTCCTCAGAGGATCTGCTGACCTGCTGTGACAGCTGTGGCATGGG atgTAATGGTGGCTACCCTTCAGCTGCCTGGGACTTCTGGACTAAAGAGGGGCTGGTCTCTGGAGGCCTCTATGACTCCCACATTG GCTGCCGTCCCTACACCATTGCCCCCTGTGAGCACCATGTGAATGGCAGCAGACCCCCCTGCACCGGGGAGGGTGGAGACACGCCCCAGTGTGTCTCCATGTGTGAATCTGGATATACACCAAGCTACAGCGAGGACAAGCACTTTG GTAAAACGTCTTACTCCGTGCTGTCGGATGAGGAGCAGATTCAGTATGAGATATACAAGAATGGCCCAGTAGAGGGAGCCTTTACTGTCTACGAAGACTTTCTGCTGTACAAGTCTG GCGTGTACCAGCACGTGTCAGGGTCTGCTGTGGGCGGCCACGCCATCAAGATCCTGGGCTGGGGCGAGGAGGACGGGTCTCCCTACTGGCTCTGTGCCAACTCCTGGAACACTGACTGGGGTGAAAACG GATTCTTTAAATTCCTGCGTGGATCAGATCATTGTGGTATGGAATCTGAGATTGTCGCCGGGATTCCCAAATAA
- the efcab2 gene encoding dynein regulatory complex protein 8, producing the protein MAENNQSAEATVSDVQKRIKAAFELFDYESNNTVDVREVGTVIHSLGCFPTQADLHDFTAEVEEDHAGYIHLDKFLPAMTKVLLEHKFSPIPEDLLLQAFEVLDKEKKGYLEPEELTKYMTQEGELFTQEEMDEMLTALADHEKNLIYYKDLISQLTIDPDL; encoded by the exons ATGGCGGAGAACAACCAGAGTGCAG AGGCCACCGTGTCGGATGTCCAAAAGAGGATCAAAGCAGCTTTTGAATTATTTGACTATGAGTCTAACAACACAGTGGATGTGCG GGAGGTGGGCACCGTCATCCATTCCTTAGGTTGCTTCCCCACTCAGGCAGACCTGCATGACTTTACAGCTGAG GTGGAAGAAGACCACGCAGGATATATCCATTTGGACAAGTTCCTCCCAGCCATGACCAAAGTGCTGCTGGAGCACAA gttcTCTCCCATCCCTGAGGACCTTCTGCTTCAGGCCTTTGAG GTTCtggataaagaaaagaaaggataCCTTGAGCCTGAGGAGCTGACAAAGTACATGACGCAGGAAG GTGAGCTCTTCACTCAGGAGGAGATGGATGAGATGCTGACAGCGCTCGCTGACCATGAGAAGAACCTCATCTATTACAAAGACCTCATCAGCCAGCTGACCATTGACCCTGACTTgtag
- the cgref1 gene encoding cell growth regulator with EF hand domain protein 1 isoform X2 has protein sequence MQTGVFMDSHLGRLVPCVLFPFLLIHMCLAAPGLPGTQREETADPSSAALANPFGSGEEDRRLLQGFIQSTVKEGQGGPEISTREQEVFFLFRLYDYDRSGLLDGLEMMKLLSDYNSHHAPGAQVVSMVDFLLHTQDLNQDGLLAPSELLSPPLSHTQDSGNNNAPPQEQEVTAEEKAGAAEQREEAREELPPQGEEQPQQEAETGEEEVRKQIDEQHGQQIPGAPAAEQGEVPVHLGQPEI, from the exons ATGCAGACAG gtgtgTTCATGGATTCTCACCTGGGCAGGCTGGTCCCATGTGTCCTGTTCCCATTCCTGCTCATACACATGTGCTTGGCTGCACCAGGTCTACCTGGGACACAAAG GGAGGAAACAGCAGACCCCTCTTCAGCAGCACTAGCCAATCCCTTTGGCTCTGGAGAGGAGGACCGTAG GTTGCTGCAAGGCTTCATTCAGTCCACTGTGAAGGAAGGCCAAGGAGGACCAGAAATCAGCACCCGGGAGCAAG AGGTGTTCTTCCTGTTTCGTCTTTATGACTACGATCGCAGTGGGCTCCTGGATGGCTTGGAGATGATGAAACTACTTTCAGACTATAACTCCCATCATGCACCTGGAGCACAG gtggTGTCTATGGTAGATTTCTTACTCCACACTCAGGACCTAAACCAGGATGGCCTGTTGGCCCCATCCGAGCTGCTGTCTCCTCCGTTATCTCACACACAG GACTCCGGCAACAACAATGCACCTCCCCAGGAGCAGGAggtgacagcagaggagaaggcaggagcagcagagcagagagaggaggctcGGGAAGAGTTGCCACCTCAGGGTGAAGAGCAACCTCAGCAGGAAGCAgagacaggagaagaagaagtcagAAAGCAAATAGACGAGCAGCATGGACAACAAATCCCAGGAGCCCCTGCAGCAGAACAGGGGGAGGTCCCTGTTCATCTGGGGCAACCAGAGATATGA
- the cgref1 gene encoding cell growth regulator with EF hand domain protein 1 isoform X1 — translation MQTGVFMDSHLGRLVPCVLFPFLLIHMCLAAPGLPGTQREETADPSSAALANPFGSGEEDRRLLQGFIQSTVKEGQGGPEISTREQEVFFLFRLYDYDRSGLLDGLEMMKLLSDYNSHHAPGAQVNDLVVSMVDFLLHTQDLNQDGLLAPSELLSPPLSHTQDSGNNNAPPQEQEVTAEEKAGAAEQREEAREELPPQGEEQPQQEAETGEEEVRKQIDEQHGQQIPGAPAAEQGEVPVHLGQPEI, via the exons ATGCAGACAG gtgtgTTCATGGATTCTCACCTGGGCAGGCTGGTCCCATGTGTCCTGTTCCCATTCCTGCTCATACACATGTGCTTGGCTGCACCAGGTCTACCTGGGACACAAAG GGAGGAAACAGCAGACCCCTCTTCAGCAGCACTAGCCAATCCCTTTGGCTCTGGAGAGGAGGACCGTAG GTTGCTGCAAGGCTTCATTCAGTCCACTGTGAAGGAAGGCCAAGGAGGACCAGAAATCAGCACCCGGGAGCAAG AGGTGTTCTTCCTGTTTCGTCTTTATGACTACGATCGCAGTGGGCTCCTGGATGGCTTGGAGATGATGAAACTACTTTCAGACTATAACTCCCATCATGCACCTGGAGCACAGGTCAATGACCTG gtggTGTCTATGGTAGATTTCTTACTCCACACTCAGGACCTAAACCAGGATGGCCTGTTGGCCCCATCCGAGCTGCTGTCTCCTCCGTTATCTCACACACAG GACTCCGGCAACAACAATGCACCTCCCCAGGAGCAGGAggtgacagcagaggagaaggcaggagcagcagagcagagagaggaggctcGGGAAGAGTTGCCACCTCAGGGTGAAGAGCAACCTCAGCAGGAAGCAgagacaggagaagaagaagtcagAAAGCAAATAGACGAGCAGCATGGACAACAAATCCCAGGAGCCCCTGCAGCAGAACAGGGGGAGGTCCCTGTTCATCTGGGGCAACCAGAGATATGA